A region of Coccinella septempunctata chromosome 5, icCocSept1.1, whole genome shotgun sequence DNA encodes the following proteins:
- the LOC123313488 gene encoding dynein axonemal intermediate chain 4-like isoform X2, with amino-acid sequence MTDTNTESERLLEDSEVKSDVEDKPPEVIPIADKISLILNETETFFILDLPSASEIKDTPEGNYVEKLNADYEYLTVGKGKNRKVIDAMVQTHGTLRKSRETEAVKVKTASHSTFASNWEMYDTFLDDNSQEKHVEEDNDSQKDELHGLNDTVSVESFRQSMEEKQLCNLMKNERFLQAATVVERLLANNAYNVQQKRFKGLTEGNELRENIEYKYELDLLWTFANDQTQGKCVTAINWNPSNEDILVVAYGKFYFTDKTNGMVMIWNIKNPVQPERLYCYNESVSAVAFSNVQPHLIAVGFNNGIIEVVDIRERNLTIVHRSGRDSNASFETVNYLTFYSGDEHYNYEEQILACFNDGRICKYRLNLMTVMPCIQIMRAPEADGKIKGIQKMTVCGIPAIPLTKYTGALLITFHPGDPNIYYLCTNTGVIHKCSTNYFNQHLDLLLAHDGPIYQMEFSPFCNKLYVTCGGDWYIRIWAESIHEPLLELVTTMYPVQYVLWSPVHSTILVAIQSSQILIWDLHRKVHYPQNIIKSPSGSRNSTIKFTENGKCLTVCDVDGHTHIYSLENMPIPAFFQDHLLYSAIKRNLITKPDLLKKFMALKTMNFEKPSK; translated from the exons GAAACTACGTCGAGAAGCTGAACGCCGACTATGAGTACCTGACAGTAGGAAAGGGTAAAAACCGTAAAGTCATAGACGCCATGGTGCAGACCCACGGCACCCTGCGCAAATCTAGAGAAACCGAGGCTGTCAAGGTGAAAACGGCCAGCCACTCGACCTTCGCGTCCAACTGGGAGATGTACGACACTTTTCTGGACGACAACTCGCAGGAGAAGCACGTGGAAGAGGACAACGACTCGCAGAAAGACGAGCTGCACGGACTGAACGATACGGTGTCCGTGGAAAGCTTCAGGCAGTCGATGGAGGAGAAGCAGCTCTGCAACTTGATGAAAAACGAGAGATTCTTGCAGGCGGCCACGGTCGTAGAGAGGCTGCTCGCAAACAACGCCTACAACGTGCAGCAGAAGAGGTTCAAGGGTTTGACTGAAGGGAATGAGCTGAGGGAGAACATCGAGTACAAATACGAACTGGACTTGCTGTGGACTTTCGCCAATGACCAGACGCAAG GTAAATGTGTAACAGCAATAAACTGGAATCCGTCTAACGAAGATATCCTCGTGGTGGCATACGGAAAGTTCTATTTCACCGATAAAACGAACGGTATGGTGATGATATGGAACATAAAGAACCCCGTCCAACCAGAAAGACTGTATTGTTACAACGAATCCGTATCTGCTGTCGCTTTTTCCAACGTACAGCCTCATCTGATAGCGGTGGGCTTCAACAATGGTATCATCGAGGTGGTGGATATCAGGGAGAGAAACCTGACCATTGTCCATAGGAGCGGCAGAGACAGTAACGCGTCTTTCGAGACGGTAAACTATCTAACATTTTACTCAGGCGACGAGCACTACAACTACGAGGAGCAGATTTTAGCCTGTTTTAACGACGGCAGGATCTGCAAGTATAGGTTGAACCTCATGACTGTCATGCCTTGCATCCAGATTATGCGAGCGCCGGAAGCCGATGGAAAAATCAAGGGGATTCAGAAGATGACGGTGTGTGGGATTCCGGCCATTCCCCTCACCAAATACACGGGTGCTTTACTGATCACCTTCCACCCGGGTGACCCTAACATTTATTACCTCTGTACCAACACCGGGGTTATACATAAGTGTTCGACGAATTACTTTAACCAACACCTGGACCTACTGTTGGCCCACGACGGTCCCATTTACCAGATGGAATTTTCCCCGTTCTGCAACAAGCTTTACGTAACTTGCGGCGGGGACTGGTACATCAGGATTTGGGCGGAGAGCATACACGAACCTCTGCTGGAGTTGGTAACCACGATGTATCCTGTGCAGTACGTTCTGTGGAGCCCTGTACACTCCACCATCTTGGTGGCGATCCAGAGCAGTCAGATCCTGATCTGGGATCTGCACAGGAAGGTGCACTATCCGCAGAATATCATAAAATCACCTAGCGGATCTCGGAATTCCACCATCAAATTCACGGAGAATGGGAAGTGTCTGACTGTGTGCGACGTGGATGGTCATACGCACATTTATTCGTTGGAGAATATGCCCATACCGGCGTTTTTTCAGGATCACTTGTTGTATTCGGCGATCAAGAGGAATCTGATCACTAAACCGGACCTTTTGAAGAAGTTTATGGCGTTGAAGACTATGAATTTCGAGAAACCTTCTAAGTAG
- the LOC123313772 gene encoding cationic amino acid transporter 3-like, translating to MARNLLAALSRKKRNIDGAESELARVLSLVDLTALGVGATLGLGVYVLAGSIAKDVAGPAVAISFLIAAFASAVAGLCYAEFACRVPKAGSAYVYSYVSVGEFIAYVIGWNLILEYVIGTASVARGFTNYLDTLVDHKISNTLTDWLPINISFLSSYPDFVSFALVLILTALLSAGVKESTSFNNAFTVLNLATIAIVLVGAGMKADTANWRISKDDIPKNVTWAGDGGYSPHGFAGIMAGAAKCFYGFVGFDAIATTGEEAKNPQRDIPLAIVISLLIIFFAYFGISTVITLAWPYYDQDKEAPLPILFEHLNWPVLKWLVTIGALCALSTSLLGAMFPLPRVLYAMGDDGVIFKALAKVHPRFKTPLLATIISGFLAGFMAAIFNLEQLIDMMSIGTLMAYGIVAICVLILRYEPCDANKKYLHNLELGEKDIGLLSLFKLAFNLNNNKQANLTTALLTKWAIALFSLLTIFFCAILACASEKIKPSEPLIFISFILISVSLLVNVYIIARQPVDDIELSFKVPWVPFIPCLCIICNLYLMLQLDWQTWVRFTVWLAIGFLIYFFYGINHSKEGLLQLKEDEISRINSNRTNGQHSNNDVDNRITSKL from the exons ATGGCCAGAAATCTTCTGGCTGCTCTATCAAGGAAGAAGAGGAACATTGATGGAGCTGAAAGTGAGCTTGCCAGAGTGTTGAGCCTTGTTGATCTTACAGCCTTAGGGGTTGGGGCCACCTTAGGTTTGGGGGTTTATGTTCTTGCAGGATCCATTGCCAAAGATGTAGCCGGTCCTGCTGTAGCCATTTCTTTCTTGATAGCAGCGTTTGCTTCAGCTGTGGCAG GTTTATGCTATGCAGAATTTGCATGTAGAGTACCCAAAGCCGGTTCAGCTTACGTTTATAGTTATGTAAGTGTGGGGGAATTTATTGCATACGTTATTGGATGGAATCTCATACTGGAATATGTAATTG GTACAGCGAGTGTTGCAAGGGGATTCACGAATTATTTGGATACTTTGGTAGATCACAAAATAAGCAACACATTGACTGATTGGTTACCAATCAATATTTCGTTTTTATCTTCTTATCCTGACTTCGTTTCTTTTGCCCTCGTGCTAATCCTGACAG CTTTGCTTTCTGCTGGCGTGAAAGAGTCCACCAGTTTCAATAACGCCTTCACAGTTCTTAATTTGGCCACAATCGCCATAGTTCTAGTTGGCGCAGGCATGAAAG CTGACACTGCAAATTGGAGAATTTCGAAGGATGACATCCCAAAAAACGTTACCTGGGCAGGAGATGGTGGATATTCCCCACACGGCTTCGCTGGCATTATGGCAGGAGCTGCTAAATGCTTCTATGGCTTCGTTGGTTTTGACGCCATTGCAACCACCGGCGAAGAAGCGAAAAACCCACAGCGAGATATCCCCCTGGCCATTGTTATATCACTACTCATCATATTTTTCGCTTATTTTGGAATTTCCACTGTGATTACCTTAGCCTGGCCATACTACGATCAA GACAAGGAAGCCCCTTTACCAATTCTCTTCGAACACCTAAACTGGCCTGTTTTGAAGTGGTTGGTTACTATTGGAGCATTGTGCGCTTTGAGCACTAGCCTTCTGGGCGCCATGTTTCCCTTACCAAGAGTACTGTACGCTATGGGGGATGATGGAGTTATCTTCAAGGCACTGGCTAAGGTTCATCCAAGGTTTAAGACCCCCTTGCTAGCGACAATAATCTCTGGATTTCTAGCAG GTTTTATGGCTGCTATTTTCAATTTGGAACAGCTGATAGACATGATGTCCATTGGTACCCTTATGGCTTATGGAATTGTAGCAATTTGTGTTTTGATACTCAG GTATGAACCTTGTGACGCCAATAAGAAATACCTCCATAATTTGGAATTGGGCGAAAAAGACATAGGGCTACTTTCGTTGTTCAAATTAGCTTTCAATTTAAACAACAATAAACAAGCGAATTTAACAACTGCCCTGTTGACTAAATGGGCAATAGCCTTATTCA gcctCCTTACTATTTTTTTCTGCGCTATTCTGGCGTGCGCAAGTGAAAAAATCAAGCCCTCTGAACcgttgatattcatatctttCATCTTGATATCCGTGTCCTTGCTAGTCAATGTATACATTATTGCACGTCAACCAGTCGATGATATTGAACTTTCATTCAAA gttCCATGGGTTCCTTTCATTCCATGCTTATGTATAATATGCAACTTATACTTGATGCTACAACTAGATTGGCAGACTTGGGTCAGATTTACTGTCTGGCTAGCCATTG GATTTCTTATATATTTCTTCTATGGAATCAACCACAGCAAAGAGGGCCTCTTGCAGTTGAAAGAAGACGAAATTTCTAGGATAAATTCAAACAGAACAAACGGACAACACTCAAATAATGATGTTGACAACAGAATCACCTCAAAGCTCTGA